One window from the genome of Gemmatimonadota bacterium encodes:
- a CDS encoding universal stress protein, producing the protein MVVLMYRRLLVPLEHSSTDETILTHVCALARHCGAAIVLIHVADGFAARNLDQLKLRESEEIRKDRDYLDATAARLAADGFQVDAVLASGDPASEIAAAALREQCDLIAMGTHGHRFVKDLLYGSVANEVRHKSMVPVLLVRDPNPSA; encoded by the coding sequence ATGGTGGTCCTGATGTATCGGCGCCTGCTTGTCCCCCTCGAACATTCCAGCACCGACGAAACCATCCTCACGCACGTGTGCGCCCTCGCGCGCCACTGCGGTGCGGCGATCGTGCTCATTCACGTCGCCGACGGATTCGCCGCGCGCAATCTCGACCAACTCAAGCTCCGCGAGTCCGAAGAGATTCGAAAAGATCGCGATTACCTCGACGCCACCGCCGCCCGCCTCGCCGCCGACGGATTTCAAGTGGACGCCGTGCTCGCGAGCGGCGATCCCGCCTCCGAAATCGCGGCCGCCGCGCTCCGCGAACAGTGTGACCTCATTGCGATGGGGACGCACGGGCATCGGTTTGTGAAAGATCTGCTCTACGGCTCTGTCGCGAACGAAGTGCGCCACAAGTCGATGGTGCCCGTGCTGCTCGTGCGCGACCCGAACCCGTCGGCGTGA